In Tursiops truncatus isolate mTurTru1 chromosome X, mTurTru1.mat.Y, whole genome shotgun sequence, the following proteins share a genomic window:
- the LOC117310198 gene encoding uncharacterized protein CXorf49 homolog: MSSPDEVYVWGRRVRPKVRERAGVRIASPAVPPGPDPGPESGEPRSGKGGGGFPDPEGFQSKREMLEARGPVLWGREGGPGSPDEHTRDLLDLIDESEAAKEANLQQLTDQDVLGVRRYPDPEGFQSKREMLEARGPVLWGREGGPDSPEEHTRDLLDLIEESEAAKESNLQQLTDQDVLGVRRYPSPESSTTFKESTVWTLRLEAGPGGRGAPGQSCGEAPTAPAGPLHLGGPEAGRALGNPKRGTKRRLNVAADRQRRSAEGLAWLLSDSESSDEFSETQLMTVSTYRRGGGQAKPSRPEDPGDTPRHSKFQVRENYRHVTGSSLSSAPRGLSSVVERQGVGEQGISSPKKMQSMLWGKGGSKPSYPGAAAAAAAAASVSAAAAGGLPRVTPRKNGAQEKKSVGEASKLALGGTFCSRGQRISATPVEPATFPPISGIPLPGRPKSYTLVLSGTKQSKHSGAGKKSVVRWARESEAVAGEDKDPNRDPAPKGQPFNSLPNSLPHPGPNHTTLSLCLSLSLSLSLALSLCLSVSLSLSLSLSLSLSHTHTHTSLVQIGEKFLFQLLTHRPGTSCLRMHRRKASSGDVNTRGPQDPGNSEPLALNQGEVMPRGPAPSGDRGPLDHPPRPETQQQPLGTPCCPWCLELKREVDELKEQLAAMQYLADKLQTL, translated from the exons ATGAGCTCCCCGGATGAGGTGTATGTGTGGGGAAGGCGTGTCCGCCCAAAGGTCAGGGAGCGGGCCGGCGTCCGCATAGCCAGCCCCGCAGTCCCGCCGGGGCCCGACCCAGGCCCCGAGTCTGGGGAGCCGCGGAGCGGCAAGGGCGGAGGCGGCTTCCCGGACCCCGAGGGCTTCCAGTCGAAGCGGGAGATGCTGGAAGCGCGAGGGCCTGTGCTGTGGGGCCGCGAAGGCGGACCTGGCTCCCCAGATGAGCACACGAGGGACCTCCTGGACCTGATCGACGAGTCTGAGGCGGCCAAGGAGGCCAACCTGCAGCAGCTGACCGACCAGGACGTGCTGGGCGTCCGCAGATACCCGGACCCCGAGGGCTTCCAGTCGAAGCGGGAGATGCTGGAAGCGCGAGGGCCGGTGCTGTGGGGCCGCGAAGGCGGACCTGACTCCCCAGAGGAGCACACGAGGGACCTCCTGGACCTGATCGAGGAGTCTGAGGCGGCCAAGGAGTCCAACCTGCAGCAGCTGACCGACCAGGACGTGCTGGGCGTCCGCAGGTACCCGTCCCCGGAGAGCTCCACCACCTTCAAAGAGTCCACCGTGTGGACACTGCGCCTCGAGGCGGGTCCCGGCGGTCGAGGAGCGCCCGGCCAGAGCTGTGGGGAGGCGCCGACGGCTCCAGCCGGCCCTCTCCACCTCGGTGGGCCTGAAGCGGGCCGGGCCTTGGGGAACCCTAAGAGAGGCACTAAGCGTAGGTTGAACGTGGCTGCGGATCGCCAGCGGCGCTCCGCGGAAGGCCTGGCCTGGCTGCTGTCCGACTCCGAGTCCTCAGATGAATTCAGTGAGACACAGCTGATGACGGTGAGCACTTACCGCAGAGGAGGAGGCCAGGCCAAGCCCAGCAGACCCGAGGATCCCGGGGACACTCCCAGACACTCGAAGTTCCAAGTCAGGGAGAATTACCGTCACGTGACAGGCTCTTCCCTGTCCTCGGCTCCGCGAGGACTCTCTTCGGTTGTGGAAAGGCAGGGCGTGGGAGAGCAGGGCATCTCTTCCCCTAAGAAAATGCAGAGCATGCTGTGGGGCAAGGGGGGCAGCAAGCCCAGCTACCcgggagctgctgctgctgctgctgctgctgcttctgtttctgctgctgctgcaggtggCCTGCCGCGGGTCACTCCTAGGAAGAACGGAGCCCAGGAGAAGAAATCCGTCGGGGAAGCGTCCAAACTTGCCCTGGGGGGAACCTTCTGTTCCCGGGGGCAGCGAATCTCGGCAACTCCCGTGGAACCGGCCACCTTCCCCCCAATCTCTGGTATTCCGCTGCCTGGGAGACCCAAGAGTTATACCTTGGTCCTTTCGGGAACCAAACAGTCCAAGCACAGTGGCGCTGGGAAGAAATCCGTGGTCAGGTGGGCAAGGGAGTCTGAGGCGGTGGCGGGAGAAGATAAGGACCCAAATAGAGACCCAGCCCCAAAGGGCCAA CCTTTCAATTCCCTTCCCAATTCCCTGCCTCACCCTGGCCCGAATCacacaactctctctctctgtctctctctctctctgtctctctctctggctctgtctctctgtctctctgtctctctgtctctctctctctctctctctctctctctctctcacacacacacacacacttccttagTCCAAATCGGtgagaaatttttgtttcagCTGCTAACTCACAGGCCAGGGACATCTTGTCTGCGCATGCATCGTAGAAAAGCCAGCAGTGGCGACGTCAACACCAGAGGCCCCCAAGATCCAGGAAACTCAGAACCCTTGGCCCTGAACCAGGGAGAAGTCATGCCCAGGGGGCCTGCCCCCTCAG GTGACCGGGGGCCACTTGACCATCCCCCAAGACCGGAAACGCAGCAGCAGCCACTGGGAACGCCCTGCTGTCCTTGG TGTCTCGAGCTAAAGAGAGAAGTAGACGAACTTAAGGAGCAACTTG CCGCCATGCAGTACCTGGCTGACAAgttgcagaccctttga